One stretch of Caloenas nicobarica isolate bCalNic1 chromosome 26, bCalNic1.hap1, whole genome shotgun sequence DNA includes these proteins:
- the LOC135998718 gene encoding mucin-12-like yields the protein MQEKFPIFILIAAGLFDLSGASRNEHHVSEVLGWSLPGEAQPRAESSPVPSRVFSVTEDNLDEVTFNFQSPAVDSAKEMTADFTPVRTETTAKRTAVLPKALVRNVEVPEQLHAPAATLKLRDGHTFASKLLSSISMPVSTQGSQATTRLEQPDRSQQGKPENVTEAGFNPTSSSAGLPQPFLSGGTRRDSPEFAAVSSVPVIKQMEVSSPKMSLLTSVVNFHSSRKETAASPFSTGVKIALESARMDWLPTGMPPTSKMQKDTNPQVQPDSKAGVTPAYVKKTQSMDAEVTTSAYLQKPASRDLVAVYSRMTQTSAVRFSPTLSLKQETTGSKARNSTTAVKNGSGHATRLSALQTLPQGNVHSSLLLHLEAPVHDLLPSPFQGPVSTTNRQKPVSLSRTVNCTKQHVSQETKRSSRETTVLVLPRDTGHQTMTNKPEKSRSSESPQASASSSSLSQSWISTLKPSQTTKKLRGVTSALFAGVPAFENAALQPVSTFDSVRAGLQPPGTSFPAYVGLQLMGIPTSAEKGLHIPTSSTSTGSGPQVQGISAHPVSQKAFSMMLQMSTREDSQRKKSVPQQMGKIGSPPPTPQASPVPSPSGLHDNGNQKVPLHSFAPSASHTQPAGSLAAFASLRAQGSQSSPATAHPEPVAPNVSGKIPAYLAQQFGAHDAATKNLSAFRGEQLTMLPTSPNLSFLLRSTNGMICLQPMQDSPLPTNFPNTSVGGLVSIQQILAAANSSVLDLANLQNWSPSSLILIRPVFILLPSDRPDLQVATSPEGEDDHKAAPLFTKKQELNLGTPESSHDIPMKTSSSYPTSKSLRPETALSALSGQQAEKTKVTSQPVLTDTNYTGIATLFPAVASAPGGLLDPGARISAAAQAVHLHRRPEEVQLRAPSSREDKGTDSLLLNSTLAGPFTSPAPPSATAAQYSPRISPKVFFTTEKPHSSVIPSLSAKGLPDIRTPAQAPFAVTGTVDQVQRSKKLMLQTASHHLATTSSSVHARHAECLTLRSARTTERPLKMFTSITPLQSGSRGLLGAESLQRLPSQIPSVPSASSAFSVLPAGNDHKDSAAGSAASSGGAAVRAKAAQTQTASIKPDLTERLEFTPIVPKPFVMTERPTTKPARTPFSTKVQMKTTVSGKLPATIPHPRTYTSSPASPPSPASAHVPLLSATKHDQVHGAPAKLFSQANMGESTKPTEISTSARKIGTGKFWGASMSLSAMFNRRTQQAPAAALGNKVGSPPVQPSVAAESVIALETQPKLTQTTSQSPPAMTSLSAAKNDYVAASLRSKQTFLLPTSAVQSDPDMVLPATARVNKSAVVSTAKGTRGDTAVEGDAAAASQLPAQAPASPPHQASARRPLAKVSPEGNVDHEPARSSPGAVMRATGPSTTTAFSVSANRLVNKVTNQSAVFNKVAVKDAEMLLARDVILFLPTPESPSYSAQSLAALTPQGNSLLGVANTGQSERLFLNTEAEEVVRTNEVTEEAAEGLVTVLTLLDSEPGALPRESHPRRGLQSDAAVLNGLAVVSDDVCGSGNYTVQMSLRPAAEADPEAEGSAPSQETFLALIAVQSNSSQPALQIRSCCVTPSASPGGPRATCCLFRRLPFECRHIQVLQSSNSGAASFTIQLFQMLNHSVAYLHCELNVCLHGKTGCEQNCFESMEPLLQPSDRNGDGNLHNLISFGPVLRTRNRFLYQPVEGPDSAMLVPVLLGSLTGFAVLGSAFISLWLHHRQKTKTKHCPQAGEIHGL from the exons ATGCAGGAAAAATTCCCCATCTTTATTCTGATTGCAGCTGGACTATTTGATTTATCAG GTGCCTCCAGAAATGAGCATCATGTCAGTGAAGTATTAGGCTGGAGCCTTCCTGGAGAAGCCCAACCAAGAGCTGAGAGCAGCCCAGTGCCCAGCCGAGTGTTTTCCGTTACAGAAGATAACTTGGATGAGGTGACCTTTAATTTTCAGAGTCCAGCAGTCGACTCTGCCAAGGAAATGACAGCTGACTTCACTCCTGTCCGTACAGagacaacagcaaaaagaaCAGCCGTGCTGCCTAAAGCGTTGGTTAGGAACGTGGAGGTGCCTGAGCAACTGCACGCACCAGCAGCAACTTTAAAACTCCGGGATGGACACACATTTGCTAGCAAGCTCCTGAGTAGCATAAGCATGCCTGTCTCCACACAAGGATCACAGGCTACCACGCGTCTGGAACAGCCAGACAGGTCACAgcaaggaaaaccagaaaatgttaCTGAGGCTGGTTTCAACCCTACCAGCTCTAGTgctgggctgccccagccctttCTCAGTGGAGGGACACGGCGAGACTCTCCCGAGTTTGCAGCTGTCTCTTCCGTTCCTGTTATCAAGCAGATGGAGGTGTCAAGTCCTAAAATGTCTCTTCTGACTTCAGTGGTAAACTTCCATTcttcaagaaaagaaacagcagcatctCCATTCTCCACTGGAGTTAAGATTGCTCTCGAAAGTGCGAGGATGGATTGGTTACCGACAGGAATGCCTCCCACtagcaaaatgcaaaaagacACAAATCCGCAAGTCCAGCCTGACAGTAAAGCTGGTGTGACACCTGCATACGTGAAGAAGACGCAGAGTATGGATGCTGAAGTTACAACTTCTGCATACCTACAAAAACCAGCTTCAAGGGACCTTGTTGCAGTCTATTCCAGAATGACACAGACAAGTGCTGTTCGGTTTTCCCCTACTTTGTCTCTGAAGCAAGAAAcaacaggcagcaaagccagaaACTCAACAACAGCTGTAAAAAATGGTTCTGGACACGCTACTCGGTTGTCTGCTCTTCAGACACTCCCACAAGGCAACGTACATTCTTCATTATTGTTGCATCTGGAAGCTCCAGTTCATGACTTACTTCCATCTCCATTTCAAGGGCCCGTTAGCACAACCAATAGACAAAAGCCCGTCTCTTTGTCCAGGACTGTCAATTGTACTAAACAACATGTTTCCCAAGAAACCAAGAGGAGCTCTCGGGAAACCACTGTTCTCGTTTTGCCAAGAGATACTGGTCATCAGACGATgacaaacaaacctgaaaaatccAGATCCTCGGAGAGCCCACAGGCTTCTGCTAGTTCATCCTCATTAAGCCAGTCATGGATTTCCACATTAAAACCTTCCCAAACTACTAAAAAGCTAAGAGGAGTGACGTCTGCACTCTTTGCAGGTGTGCCTGCCTTTGAGAATGCAGCCCTTCAACCTGTAAGCACATTCGATTCTGTTCGTGCAGGGCTTCAGCCGCCAGGTACGTCTTTTCCTGCTTATGTTGGATTGCAGCTAATGGGCATCCCCACCTCTGCTGAGAAAGGACTTCACATACCAACTTCATCCACATCTACTGGTTCTGGGCCTCAAGTTCAAGGCATTTCAGCCCATCCCGTATCTCAGAAAGCCTTCTCTATGATGCTACAGATGAGCACAAGGGAAGActcccagagaaagaaaagtgtcCCGCAGCAGATGGGTAAAATTGGTTCTCCCCCACCGACTCCACAAGCCAGCCCAgtccccagcccctctggaCTGCACGACAATGGGAACCAGAAAGTTCCTCTGCACAGCTTTGCTCCTTCAGCCTCCCACACCCAGCCGGCTGGCAGCCTGGCAGCTTTTGCTTCTCTCCGTGCACAGGGAAGCCAGTCCAGCCCAGCAACAGCACATCCTGAACCGGTGGCGCCCAATGTTTCAGGTAAGATCCCGGCATATCTGGCACAGCAGTTTGGTGCACACGATGCAGCCACCAAAAACCTCAGCGCCTTTAGGGGTGAACAACTTACGATGCTACCAACATCCCCAAACTTGTCCTTTCTCCTTAGAAGTACTAATGGCATGATCTGCTTGCAGCCTATGCAAGATTCTCCTCTACCCACAAACTTCCCGAACACCAGTGTTGGGGGTCTGGTTTCCATTCAGCAAATCCTGGCAGCAGCAAATTCTTCAGTGCTGGACCTTGCAAACTTACAGAATTGGAGTCCTTCTAGCTTAATTCTCATTAGGCCCGTATTTATCCTTTTGCCCTCTGACAGACCAGATTTACAGGTGGCGACATCTCCCGAGGGTGAAGATGACCACAAAGCTGCCCCCTTGTTCACAAAGAAGCAAGAGCTGAATTTGGGTACCCCTGAAAGCAGCCATGATATCCCAATGAAAACCAGTTCCTCTTATCCCACAAGTAAGTCCCTGAGGCCCGAAACGGCTCTCTCCGCTCTGTCTGGCCaacaagcagagaaaacaaaggtaACTTCTCAGCCAGTGCTAACCGATACCAATTATACAGGCATTGCTACTCTATTTCCTGCTGTGGCCTCAGCACCAGGCGGTTTGCTGGACCCGGGGGCGAGGATTAGCGCGGCAGCGCAGGCTGTGCATCTGCACAGGCGGCCCGAAGAGGTGCAGCTACGCGCTCCCAGCTCCCGAGAGGACAAGGGGACCGATTCGCTTCTGCTTAATAGTACATTAGCAGGGCCTTTCACCTCCCCTGCGCCACCATCAGCGACGGCTGCACAGTATAGTCCCCGTATTTCCCCCAAAGTGTTTTTCACCACTGAAAAGCCACATTCTTCTGTAATCCCTTCACTGTCGGCAAAGGGACTCCCTGATATTCGAACGCCTGCCCAGGCTCCCTTTGCTGTCACTGGGACTGTCGATCAGGTTCAGCGCAGTAAGAAACTGATGTTGCAGACTGCCAGCCACCACTTAGCGACCACGTCTTCCTCCGTCCATGCACGACACGCCGAGTGTTTGACCTTGCGCTCAGCTAGAACCACAGAACGCCCATTAAAGATGTTCACAAGCATCACGCCTTTGCAGTCCGGATCGCGAGGTCTCCTCGGTGCTGAGTCACTCCAAAGGCTGCCGTCACAAATTCCGTCTGTACCCAGCGCATCATCAGCTTTCTCGGTGCTGCCGGCTGGAAATGATCACAAGGACTCAGCAGCAGGCAGCGCGGCCTCTTCGGGAGGAGCTGCCGTGCGCGCCAAAGCAGCACAAACGCAGACCGCGTCTATAAAACCTGATCTTACCGAACGCTTGGAATTCACTCCCATTGTGCCTAAGCCCTTTGTAATGACAGAGAGACCGACAACAAAACCAGCGCGCACTCCATTTTCAACAAAGGTCCAGATGAAAACAACCGTTTCTGGGAAACTTCCGGCTACAATTCCCCATCCAAGGACGTACACCAGCTCTCCTGCAAGCCCACCGTCACCTGCGTCTGCACATGTTCCCCTGCTATCAGCCACGAAACATGACCAGGTCCATGGAGCCCCTGCTAAACTGTTCTCACAGGCCAACATGGGAGAAAGCACAAAGCCAACTGAAATCAGCACAAGTGCAAGAAAAATAGGAACTGGTAAATTCTGGGGAGCAAGCATGTCTCTGTCAGCCATGTTTAACAGGAGGACACAGCAAGCCCCCGCAGCAGCTCTTGGCAATAAGGTTGGTTCACCTCCGGTACAACCATCTGTGGCCGCAGAATCTGTTATTGCTCTTGAGACACAGCCTAAATTGACACAAACCACATCACAGTCTCCACCAGCAATGacttctctctctgcagctaaGAATGATTACGTCGCTGCTTCGCTTAGAAGCAAACAAACGTTTCTGCTGCCAACATCAGCTGTCCAATCTGATCCCGACATGGTGCTGCCCGCAACTGCCAGAGTGAACAAATCGGCTGTGGTCTCCACAGCAAAGGGGACCAGGGGGGACACAGCAGTGGAGGGAGACGCAGCCGCTGCTAGCCAGCTGCCCGCGCAGGCACCCGCGTCTCCTCCACATCAGGCTTCAGCAAGACGCCCCTTGGCGAAGGTATCACCGGAGGGTAACGTTGACCACGAGCCTGCTCGCTCCAGCCCTGGCGCTGTTATGCGTGCCACTGGGCCATCTACAACAACAGCGTTTTCTGTCTCTGCTAATAGGCTTGTAAATAAGGTTACTAATCAGTCGGCTGTCTTCAACAAGGTAGCTGTCAAGGATGCTGAGATGCTTCTAGCTAGAGATGTCATCCTATTCCTTCCAACCCCAGAGAGCCCTTCGTATTCTGCTCAGAGCCTGGCAGCACTTACGCCACAGGGGAATTCCTTGCTGGGTGTTGCAAACACTGGACAATCTGAGAGGCTGTTCTTGAACACGGAGGCAGAGGAGGTGGTTAGAACAAACGAAGTAACAGAAGAAGCAGCCGAAGGCTTAGTAACTGTTCTAACACTGCTGGATTCGGAGCCCGGCGCGCTGCCGAGGGAATCGCATCCGAGGAGGGGTTTACAGTCAGATGCCGCCGTTCTGAACGG CCTTGCAGTGGTGAGCGATGATGTCTGCGGCTCCGGTAACTACACCGTGCAGATGAGCCTGCGccctgctgcagaagcagacCCTGAAGCCGAAGGCTCAGCACCTTCCCAGGAGACTTTCCTGGCTTTAATCGCCGTGCAGAGCAACAGCAGCCAGCCCGCGCTGCAGATCCGCTCGTGCTGTGTGACACCCTCCGCCAGCCCGGGGGGACCGCGCGCCACGTGCTGCCTGTTCCGCAG GCTGCCGTTTGAATGCAGACACATCCAGGTACTGCAGAGCAGTAACTCCGGAGCTGCCAGCTTCACCATCCAGCTGTTCCAGATGCTGAACCATTCAGTGGCCTATTTGCACTGTGAGCTTAATGTCTGTCTGCATGGCAAAACAGGCTGTGAACAG AACTGCTTTGAAAGCATGGAGCCGCTCCTCCAGCCGAGTGACAGGAACGGCGACGGAAACCTGCACAACCTGATCTCATTCGGTCCCGTTTTGAGAACAAGGAACAGGTTTCTGTATCAGCCTGTGGAAG gCCCTGATTCTGCCATGCTGGTACCCGTTCTGCTGGGATCCCTTACTGGCTTTGCTGTCTTGGGCAGCGCTTTCATAAGCCTTTGGCTGCATCATaggcagaaaaccaaaaccaaacactgtcCACAAGCTGGAGAAATCCATGGCCTGTGA